One Faecalispora anaeroviscerum genomic window carries:
- a CDS encoding enoyl-CoA hydratase/isomerase family protein, whose protein sequence is MQFENILYEVRGGILYLTLNRPEARNALTPEMWKDISAAVQCAREDDSIRVVIITGAGEKALASGADIREIHDRDYLKMLVGTAPVALKNLEDLYKPVICAINGYALGGGCELAMACDIRIATRRSKLGQPEVGLSIIPGAGGTQRLSRLVGLGKARELIYTGKIITAQEAQAIGLLNQVTEDDQSALMAAAEEMAHQIMAKGPVAITMAKMAINLGYETDMNTGLMIERLAQTIAFSTEDRKEGTAAFLEKRPAQFKGR, encoded by the coding sequence ATACAATTTGAAAATATTCTCTATGAGGTCCGGGGTGGCATTTTATATCTGACTCTGAATCGCCCGGAGGCCCGGAACGCCCTTACCCCAGAGATGTGGAAGGATATCAGCGCTGCTGTACAATGCGCCCGGGAGGATGATTCCATCAGGGTAGTTATCATCACCGGTGCTGGGGAAAAGGCTTTGGCCAGCGGAGCGGACATTCGCGAAATTCATGACCGCGACTATTTAAAAATGCTGGTGGGCACGGCGCCGGTGGCCCTGAAAAATCTGGAGGATTTGTATAAGCCTGTTATCTGCGCGATTAACGGCTATGCCTTGGGAGGCGGCTGTGAACTGGCCATGGCTTGTGATATTCGAATCGCTACCAGGCGCTCCAAGCTCGGGCAGCCCGAAGTTGGCCTGAGCATCATTCCCGGCGCCGGTGGAACCCAGCGACTGAGCCGGCTGGTGGGGCTGGGCAAGGCCAGGGAACTGATCTACACCGGAAAAATCATCACCGCACAGGAGGCGCAGGCCATTGGCCTGCTTAACCAGGTGACCGAGGACGACCAAAGCGCCCTGATGGCCGCAGCGGAGGAGATGGCCCACCAGATTATGGCTAAGGGGCCGGTGGCGATCACCATGGCAAAAATGGCTATCAATCTGGGCTATGAGACCGACATGAACACCGGCCTGATGATTGAGCGCTTGGCTCAGACCATCGCGTTCAGCACCGAGGACAGGAAAGAGGGCACCGCCGCTTTTCTGGAGAAGCGGCCCGCACAGTTCAAGGGGCGCTGA
- a CDS encoding CaiB/BaiF CoA transferase family protein: MKPMEGIRVVELSTMLAGPMTARILAEWGADVIKVESVNGDAWRKQAGTTLSPCTKEANPNFDVQNMNKRFVCLNLRTEAGHAAMMKLLSGADVFITNYRVQALEPMGLTYDQLKEKFPRLIHASVLGYGSEGPESSRPGYDYTVFFARTGLMADLAPAGGPPLIPVGGIGDHSVAVALSGGIAAALYQRSVTGEGDKVDVSLLQAGTFINCTGILNGFNGRKLPRDRYDCGHAGSNTYQGADGEWFYLAIIDYRRFPEFCQVVGLPEIATDPRFSTSEEYYRNRGELTRILDKKFAEQPVSYWHELLDAHDLPHEVLYHYKDVPYDPQVQANHYTYFHEYSDGTKTVFSNGPVHFGSIDPSAIPCRTSGSIGQDTDEVLKECGYSDDEIHAMHQSDEIK, encoded by the coding sequence ATGAAACCAATGGAAGGTATTCGTGTGGTAGAGTTGTCCACTATGCTGGCCGGCCCTATGACGGCCCGGATTCTGGCAGAGTGGGGTGCCGATGTGATCAAGGTGGAATCCGTCAACGGCGACGCATGGCGCAAGCAGGCGGGCACCACGCTTTCCCCCTGCACGAAGGAAGCAAACCCCAATTTTGACGTGCAAAACATGAACAAACGCTTTGTTTGCCTGAACCTGCGAACGGAGGCAGGGCACGCCGCCATGATGAAGCTTTTGTCCGGAGCAGACGTTTTTATCACGAACTACCGCGTTCAGGCATTGGAGCCCATGGGCCTTACTTATGATCAGCTGAAGGAGAAATTCCCCCGTCTGATCCATGCCTCCGTGCTGGGCTATGGCAGCGAGGGCCCGGAGAGCTCGCGCCCCGGATATGACTACACCGTATTTTTTGCCAGAACCGGTCTGATGGCCGATTTAGCTCCGGCCGGAGGCCCTCCCCTCATCCCCGTAGGAGGAATAGGTGACCACAGCGTGGCCGTTGCGCTGTCCGGGGGAATCGCCGCCGCGCTTTATCAAAGATCTGTTACAGGGGAGGGCGATAAGGTGGATGTCTCCCTGCTGCAGGCCGGCACCTTCATTAACTGCACCGGTATCTTAAACGGCTTTAACGGGCGCAAGTTGCCCCGTGATCGTTACGACTGCGGACACGCTGGGAGCAACACCTACCAGGGGGCCGACGGGGAGTGGTTTTATCTTGCCATCATTGATTACCGGCGTTTCCCGGAATTCTGCCAGGTGGTCGGTTTGCCCGAGATCGCAACAGACCCCAGATTCTCCACATCGGAGGAGTATTACAGGAATAGGGGAGAGCTTACCAGGATTCTGGATAAAAAATTTGCGGAACAGCCGGTATCTTACTGGCATGAGCTGCTGGATGCCCACGATCTTCCACATGAGGTTCTGTATCACTATAAGGACGTTCCCTACGACCCGCAGGTGCAGGCGAACCACTATACCTATTTCCATGAATATTCGGACGGAACCAAAACCGTGTTTTCTAACGGCCCTGTTCATTTTGGCTCCATCGATCCCTCTGCGATCCCCTGCCGGACTTCCGGCTCCATCGGTCAGGATACGGATGAGGTTCTGAAGGAATGCGGCTACTCAGATGACGAAATCCATGCGATGCATCAGTCCGACGAGATCAAATAA
- a CDS encoding thiolase family protein, producing the protein MEMETVYIMGAVRTAVGKYGGSLKSVPAHTMGALVIQEALRRANVNKDWVDEVIFGEVRQSTEASNIARCAALEAGLPESVPGFTVNRLCASAMQALFSGCQEIWCGEADVIVAGGTENMSRAPHYLRHERWGDGPLTLVDSNIEAGTTAQPASIYGTALSMPRTAENVAERFHISREEQDSFAAESQRRAASAIAAGHFKEEILPVEVKEKRKTFVFDTDEFPRSGTTMEILAGLKPIVKPDGTVTAGNSCGLNDGASALVLMSERKMNETGLKPLARIVGITRAALDPAIMGYGPVVATRRLMERTGMTVDQMDLVELNEAFASQALACTHDLGLNPEKVNINGGAIALGHPLGSTGTRLIVTLLHNLQRTGGRYGLATLCIGGGQSMATIIEKL; encoded by the coding sequence ATGGAAATGGAAACCGTTTATATCATGGGCGCCGTCCGCACCGCCGTGGGGAAATACGGCGGCTCTCTGAAAAGCGTGCCTGCCCACACGATGGGCGCGCTGGTTATTCAGGAAGCCTTGCGGCGCGCCAATGTGAACAAAGATTGGGTAGACGAGGTTATTTTTGGCGAAGTGCGGCAGAGTACCGAGGCCTCCAACATTGCCCGGTGCGCCGCGCTGGAGGCCGGTCTGCCGGAGAGTGTACCCGGTTTTACCGTCAATCGCCTGTGCGCCTCTGCCATGCAGGCTCTGTTCAGCGGCTGCCAGGAGATCTGGTGCGGCGAAGCCGACGTCATTGTGGCTGGCGGTACCGAGAACATGAGCCGCGCGCCTCACTATCTGCGCCACGAGCGCTGGGGGGACGGCCCCTTGACCCTAGTGGACTCCAACATAGAGGCGGGCACCACAGCCCAGCCCGCATCCATCTACGGCACTGCTCTGAGTATGCCCAGGACAGCGGAGAATGTGGCCGAGCGCTTCCACATCAGCCGCGAGGAGCAGGACAGCTTTGCTGCCGAGAGCCAGCGCCGGGCTGCCTCCGCCATTGCTGCCGGTCATTTTAAAGAAGAAATTCTCCCGGTGGAGGTAAAAGAAAAAAGAAAAACCTTTGTATTTGATACCGACGAGTTTCCCCGCTCCGGCACCACCATGGAAATTCTGGCTGGACTGAAGCCCATCGTCAAGCCGGACGGAACCGTAACCGCGGGCAACTCCTGCGGCCTCAACGACGGAGCCTCTGCTCTGGTGCTGATGTCTGAGCGCAAAATGAATGAGACGGGGCTGAAGCCTCTGGCGAGAATCGTAGGCATCACCAGAGCCGCCCTGGACCCGGCCATTATGGGCTATGGCCCGGTGGTCGCAACCCGCAGGCTGATGGAGCGTACCGGAATGACCGTGGACCAGATGGATTTGGTGGAACTGAACGAGGCCTTCGCCTCCCAGGCATTGGCTTGTACCCACGACCTGGGTTTGAATCCGGAAAAGGTCAACATCAACGGCGGAGCCATCGCTCTGGGGCACCCCCTGGGCAGCACCGGCACCCGCCTGATCGTTACCCTGCTGCATAACCTCCAGCGTACCGGCGGCCGGTATGGATTAGCCACACTGTGCATCGGCGGCGGGCAATCCATGGCAACAATTATTGAAAAGCTGTAA